The following proteins are encoded in a genomic region of Opitutus sp.:
- a CDS encoding dicarboxylate/amino acid:cation symporter: MTWKFWKWSGAALILCGLVLGVVAGIIVNQRVVTPEGLARLSWWLTNAVQPLGKLFIRIIFMIVIPLIFSAIVLGVAEMGDVRKLGRVGLKSLGFTLLLTSTGVLVALGVVNVFAPGHHMTEATRDTLRARYLGAAAEKVAQGVKETPLADTLLGLIPQNPLAEAVNAFTPNYTGGGLIAVMVFSLFFGVALAMLPQEKSAPLTAVLKGVFEVCMVIISFAMKLAPLGVACLGFALTAQIGADVLRSLGFYTAVVILGLGIQQCVTYPLVLKFIGGVSPLAFFKSIKEVLLTAFSTSSSNATLPVSLRVAETNLKLPARISRFVLTVGASANQNGTALYEGVTVLFLAQVFGVDLSLGQQGVVALMCIMAGLGTAGVPGGSLPLVVGVLVTIGVPGESIAIILGIDRLLDMCRTTLNVTGDLVIAVLVSKSEADASDGERAAPSLT; encoded by the coding sequence ATGACGTGGAAATTCTGGAAGTGGTCCGGCGCTGCCCTGATTTTGTGTGGACTGGTTCTGGGTGTGGTGGCCGGCATCATCGTCAATCAACGCGTGGTTACACCCGAGGGTTTGGCGCGCTTGTCGTGGTGGCTTACAAACGCGGTCCAGCCCCTGGGGAAGCTGTTTATTAGGATCATTTTCATGATCGTGATCCCGCTGATTTTTTCCGCGATCGTGCTCGGTGTGGCCGAGATGGGCGATGTGCGAAAACTAGGGCGCGTCGGCCTGAAATCGCTCGGATTTACGTTGCTGCTCACCAGCACGGGCGTGCTGGTCGCCTTGGGAGTAGTTAATGTGTTCGCGCCGGGGCACCACATGACCGAGGCGACGCGCGATACGCTCCGGGCGCGTTATCTCGGCGCCGCCGCCGAGAAGGTCGCGCAGGGGGTCAAGGAGACCCCGCTGGCAGACACGCTACTGGGATTGATACCGCAAAATCCACTGGCTGAAGCCGTCAATGCCTTCACGCCCAACTACACGGGAGGTGGCTTGATCGCGGTCATGGTCTTCAGCCTGTTTTTCGGAGTGGCGCTGGCCATGTTGCCGCAGGAGAAAAGCGCGCCCCTCACCGCTGTGTTGAAGGGGGTTTTTGAGGTCTGCATGGTCATTATCAGTTTTGCCATGAAATTGGCGCCGCTGGGCGTGGCTTGCTTAGGTTTCGCCCTCACCGCACAAATCGGCGCCGATGTTTTGCGCAGCCTCGGGTTTTATACCGCCGTGGTGATCCTCGGTCTCGGCATCCAGCAATGCGTAACCTACCCGCTAGTCCTGAAGTTTATTGGAGGTGTGTCTCCGCTTGCGTTTTTTAAAAGCATCAAAGAAGTCCTGCTCACGGCGTTCAGCACCTCGTCGAGTAACGCCACGTTGCCGGTCTCATTGCGGGTGGCGGAGACCAACCTAAAACTCCCGGCGCGGATCAGTCGATTTGTGCTCACGGTGGGCGCGAGCGCCAACCAGAACGGCACCGCGCTATACGAAGGGGTGACCGTGTTGTTTCTCGCGCAGGTCTTCGGCGTGGATCTGTCGTTGGGGCAGCAGGGGGTGGTAGCGTTGATGTGCATCATGGCCGGACTCGGTACGGCGGGCGTTCCAGGCGGTTCACTGCCGCTGGTGGTGGGGGTATTGGTGACCATTGGTGTGCCGGGCGAGAGCATTGCGATCATCCTCGGTATCGACCGGTTGCTCGATATGTGCCGAACGACACTCAACGTGACCGGCGATCTCGTTATCGCGGTGCTGGTATCCAAGAGCGAGGCGGACGCAAGCGACGGGGAGCGGGCGGCACCTTCGTTGACCTGA
- a CDS encoding IS630 family transposase produces the protein MRKAAPVNLKEEQKAELSAWAKRGGTPQKHAQRCRIVLLAAEGNGNEWIGNKLGMSRQKVARWRGRYLESGLPGLLRDRAGRGRRAKIKPEDKAELIRRTLAETPPMATQWSTRRMAAVSGLAASSVGLIWRNHGVKPHLVRGFKLSKDKRFVEKLEEIVGLYLNAPEHALVLCCDEKSQIQALDRSQPGLPLRQGKVATQTHDYKRHGTTTLFAALNMADGKVIGTCQKRHRHQEWLKFLRLIDASTPPDKPLHLIVDNYATHKHEKVRRWLAKHPRFTIHFTPTSASWLNMVERFFRDLTVNRLRRSIFRSLDELLAAIETYLADHNRSPKPFIWTAKASDILAKVQRARSSINNK, from the coding sequence ATGAGAAAAGCAGCCCCAGTTAATTTGAAGGAGGAGCAGAAGGCCGAATTGAGCGCATGGGCGAAACGAGGCGGCACACCGCAGAAGCATGCCCAGCGGTGCCGGATCGTGCTGCTTGCCGCTGAAGGCAACGGCAACGAATGGATCGGCAATAAGTTGGGAATGAGTCGGCAGAAGGTGGCGCGCTGGCGGGGGCGTTATTTGGAGTCGGGGTTGCCGGGACTGCTACGGGACCGTGCCGGGCGAGGTCGTCGCGCCAAGATCAAGCCGGAGGACAAGGCCGAACTGATACGGCGCACACTGGCGGAAACACCTCCCATGGCGACACAGTGGAGCACGCGGCGCATGGCGGCAGTCAGCGGACTGGCCGCCAGCAGCGTAGGCTTGATCTGGCGCAACCACGGAGTGAAACCGCACTTGGTGCGGGGCTTCAAATTATCGAAGGACAAGCGCTTTGTGGAGAAGCTCGAGGAGATCGTCGGGCTCTATCTCAACGCCCCCGAGCACGCCTTGGTTTTGTGCTGCGATGAAAAAAGCCAGATCCAAGCTCTGGACCGCAGCCAACCCGGCCTGCCTTTGCGACAAGGCAAGGTGGCAACCCAAACCCACGACTATAAGCGTCACGGCACCACAACACTCTTCGCCGCCCTCAATATGGCCGACGGAAAGGTCATCGGTACCTGCCAAAAACGCCACCGCCATCAGGAATGGTTGAAGTTCCTGCGCCTGATCGACGCGAGCACCCCGCCCGACAAGCCCCTGCACCTCATCGTCGACAACTATGCCACCCACAAGCACGAGAAGGTCCGCCGCTGGCTGGCCAAGCACCCTCGTTTCACGATCCACTTTACCCCAACGTCGGCTTCCTGGCTGAACATGGTCGAACGCTTTTTCCGTGATCTTACCGTCAATCGCCTCCGCCGCAGCATCTTCAGGAGCCTCGACGAACTGCTCGCTGCCATCGAAACCTACTTGGCCGATCATAACCGCTCGCCCAAACCCTTCATCTGGACTGCCAAGGCCTCCGACATCCTCGCCAAGGTTCAGCGCGCCCGCTCATCGATCAATAATAAGTAA
- a CDS encoding ATP-binding protein, with the protein MKTEPEKPDLLKDQLKYLKLGYLLRHHGELTAEAAKARCSHAEFLRRLVQAETQDRQIRALERRIQAARFPVKKTVDQFQWDWPKELNEAQVRHLFELGFVKERTNVVFCGGVGLGKTHLASALGYAACQAGYTVLFTTAVDAINALVTAQSLHRLQAELKRYMTPAVLVLDEVGYLPLDKSGADLLFQIVSQRYERGSLIVTTNKAYKHWAGIFNNDAGITAAILDRLLHRAQTVVIEGKSYRMKDRLADEPAS; encoded by the coding sequence ATGAAAACAGAACCCGAAAAACCCGATTTATTAAAAGACCAGCTTAAGTATCTGAAACTCGGTTACCTGTTGCGTCACCACGGCGAACTGACCGCCGAGGCGGCCAAGGCGCGCTGTTCGCACGCCGAATTTTTACGCCGACTGGTGCAGGCCGAGACCCAGGACCGCCAGATCCGGGCGCTGGAGCGGCGCATCCAGGCAGCGCGCTTCCCGGTCAAGAAAACCGTCGACCAGTTCCAGTGGGACTGGCCCAAGGAGTTGAACGAAGCGCAGGTGCGGCACCTCTTCGAACTGGGTTTTGTGAAGGAGCGCACCAACGTGGTGTTTTGCGGTGGTGTGGGGCTTGGGAAGACACATCTCGCGAGCGCGTTGGGCTACGCGGCCTGCCAGGCGGGTTACACGGTGCTGTTTACGACGGCGGTGGACGCGATCAACGCCCTGGTCACCGCCCAGTCCCTGCACCGGTTGCAAGCCGAGTTGAAGCGTTACATGACCCCTGCGGTGCTCGTGCTCGATGAGGTCGGCTACCTGCCGCTCGACAAGTCGGGGGCCGACCTGCTCTTCCAGATCGTCAGCCAACGCTACGAACGCGGCTCGCTGATCGTCACCACCAACAAGGCCTACAAACACTGGGCAGGGATCTTTAACAACGACGCTGGCATCACCGCGGCGATCCTGGACCGCCTACTGCACCGGGCCCAGACCGTCGTCATCGAGGGCAAATCCTACCGCATGAAAGACCGCCTAGCCGACGAACCTGCAAGCTGA
- a CDS encoding IS21 family transposase — protein MINYELYCRIKQAEAAGHSAPQITRSLQLHVQTVRRWQAQEKYARSQAAQVPRPSKLDVHKPAIARWLEAHPFTAMQLWQKVRERGYTGGYSILKDYVRRVRPRNLEAFLTLKFAPGQTAQVDWGSFGAVEVDGTRRALSFFVMVLGYSRFLHVEFTLGQGQEWWLGCHRRAFEKLGGVPREVMVDNCKTAVLSHVPGTDPVYNAQYLDFARHYGFTIKACGPGHPQSKGMVENAVGYVKKSFLGGRQMNGFTELGPAASLWLETVANVRVHAETQGRPVDRLPEERAALLPLNPVASPAVRTLSVRASRRCRVSIETNRYSVPTKFAGALLTAQIEGAQVRFYADRTLVAEHARSFARRADVENPEHVRELEERKRQGARQRLRLRFLELSPAAPAYQRGLEERRLNAGHHLATIVGLVALYGTEAVGRAIESAHELGAYSSDYILNLLEQRARALPQAGPIHLTRADALAALELELCPPDLSPYTL, from the coding sequence GTGATCAATTACGAACTGTATTGCCGGATAAAACAGGCGGAGGCTGCCGGTCACAGTGCGCCGCAAATCACCCGCTCGCTCCAGTTGCACGTGCAGACGGTGAGGCGCTGGCAGGCGCAGGAAAAGTACGCGCGCAGCCAGGCCGCGCAGGTGCCTAGGCCAAGCAAGCTCGACGTGCACAAGCCGGCGATCGCGCGGTGGCTGGAGGCCCATCCGTTCACCGCCATGCAGCTCTGGCAAAAGGTGCGCGAGCGGGGGTACACGGGCGGGTATTCAATTTTGAAAGACTACGTGCGGCGGGTGCGGCCGAGGAACCTGGAGGCGTTTCTTACCCTCAAGTTTGCCCCCGGCCAGACCGCGCAGGTGGACTGGGGCAGTTTTGGCGCGGTGGAGGTGGACGGCACCCGGCGGGCTTTAAGTTTTTTCGTCATGGTTTTGGGGTACAGCCGGTTCCTGCATGTGGAATTTACCCTCGGGCAGGGCCAGGAGTGGTGGCTGGGCTGTCACCGGCGCGCCTTTGAAAAACTCGGCGGGGTGCCGCGCGAGGTGATGGTGGACAACTGCAAGACGGCCGTCCTCTCGCATGTGCCCGGGACCGACCCGGTGTACAACGCCCAGTACCTGGACTTTGCCCGGCACTACGGGTTTACGATAAAAGCGTGCGGGCCGGGGCATCCGCAGTCCAAGGGCATGGTGGAAAACGCGGTGGGTTACGTGAAAAAAAGCTTCCTTGGCGGGCGGCAGATGAACGGGTTTACCGAGCTGGGGCCGGCCGCCAGCTTGTGGCTGGAAACGGTGGCCAACGTGCGCGTTCACGCTGAAACCCAGGGCCGGCCGGTGGACCGGCTGCCCGAGGAGCGCGCTGCGCTCCTGCCGCTTAACCCGGTGGCCAGTCCGGCGGTGCGCACCTTAAGCGTGCGGGCGTCGCGGCGGTGCCGGGTGAGTATCGAAACGAACCGCTACTCGGTGCCCACGAAGTTTGCCGGGGCGCTACTCACCGCGCAGATCGAGGGGGCGCAGGTGAGGTTTTATGCGGACCGCACCCTGGTGGCCGAGCACGCCCGCAGTTTTGCCCGCCGCGCCGATGTGGAAAACCCCGAGCACGTGCGCGAACTCGAAGAGCGCAAACGGCAGGGAGCGCGGCAGCGCCTGCGGCTACGGTTTTTGGAACTGAGCCCGGCGGCACCCGCCTACCAACGGGGGCTGGAGGAGCGCCGGCTCAACGCGGGACACCACCTGGCGACTATCGTGGGTTTGGTGGCCCTGTATGGAACGGAGGCAGTCGGCCGGGCGATCGAAAGCGCCCATGAACTCGGCGCCTACTCCAGCGATTACATCCTCAACTTGCTCGAACAACGCGCGCGGGCCTTGCCGCAAGCCGGGCCGATCCACCTCACCCGCGCCGACGCGTTGGCCGCGTTGGAACTCGAACTGTGTCCCCCGGATTTAAGCCCCTACACTCTATGA
- a CDS encoding transposase, with translation MATKFVIIDRRTPLLLPPDLRDWVKPDHLVHFIIDAVDLIDVSSVSVNQRGSGSAQYPPSMLLSLLTYSYATGVFSSRQIERTTYENVAVRLLCADTHPDHDTICTFRRENRELVQKAFAQLLQMSAACGVLKIGNVTVAVDGTKILANASKHSAVSYAHAVKTMEVLDLEIAELLRKADAADAIPLQDGLTIPAEIQRREERKATLAKAKAEIEARAHLRFQAEQAEYEAKMAKRSASEADTGKKPRGPVPVQPDPTPGTKDQVNLTDEVSRIMKTGNGFQQCYNAQAGADTDSRLIVGARVCNAPNDKQQLEPNLAAIAQHIEVANVLIDSGFVSEAAVTKAESAPDATTTGVTVYAAMKREPHGRTIAQLEQHEDPPQPGPEASFAERMIHRTATAAGRALYKLRQETIEPIFGIIKEALGFRRFLMRGLEKVSLEWELVCLAYNFKRLHRLNAKLRPA, from the coding sequence ATGGCAACCAAGTTCGTTATAATTGATCGGCGCACTCCGTTACTGCTGCCGCCCGACCTGCGGGATTGGGTGAAGCCGGATCACTTGGTGCATTTTATCATCGATGCGGTTGACTTGATCGACGTCAGTTCGGTGTCCGTAAATCAGCGTGGGAGCGGCAGTGCGCAATACCCGCCGTCGATGCTCCTGAGTTTACTGACTTACAGTTACGCGACGGGAGTTTTTTCCAGCCGCCAAATTGAGCGCACGACCTATGAAAACGTGGCAGTGCGCCTGCTCTGTGCCGACACGCACCCCGACCACGATACGATTTGCACGTTCCGCCGGGAGAACCGGGAATTGGTGCAAAAAGCTTTTGCTCAATTACTTCAGATGTCTGCGGCGTGCGGAGTGTTAAAGATCGGCAACGTCACGGTGGCCGTCGATGGCACCAAAATACTTGCCAACGCCAGCAAGCACTCGGCGGTGAGTTATGCCCATGCGGTTAAGACGATGGAAGTCCTTGATCTGGAAATCGCTGAACTGTTGCGCAAAGCCGACGCTGCGGACGCGATCCCGCTGCAAGACGGGTTGACGATCCCCGCAGAGATCCAGCGGCGCGAGGAGCGCAAGGCGACGTTGGCCAAGGCCAAGGCGGAAATCGAGGCCCGGGCGCATCTGCGGTTTCAGGCGGAACAAGCTGAGTATGAAGCTAAAATGGCAAAACGCTCCGCGTCCGAAGCCGACACGGGTAAAAAACCGCGTGGCCCAGTTCCCGTTCAGCCCGACCCCACTCCGGGCACGAAAGACCAGGTCAACCTGACCGATGAAGTCAGCCGGATTATGAAAACGGGCAACGGCTTCCAGCAGTGTTATAATGCACAAGCCGGGGCCGACACCGACTCGCGCCTGATCGTCGGTGCGCGGGTCTGTAATGCGCCCAATGATAAACAGCAGCTTGAGCCAAACCTGGCGGCCATCGCGCAACATATTGAGGTGGCGAACGTACTGATTGACAGTGGTTTTGTGAGTGAAGCGGCGGTGACAAAGGCCGAGTCCGCACCGGACGCAACCACAACGGGCGTAACTGTATATGCAGCGATGAAACGGGAGCCGCATGGCCGCACGATCGCCCAACTCGAACAGCACGAAGACCCGCCGCAACCGGGCCCCGAGGCGAGCTTCGCCGAACGCATGATCCACCGCACCGCTACGGCCGCCGGACGAGCGTTATATAAACTACGGCAAGAAACCATTGAACCGATTTTTGGTATTATAAAAGAGGCGCTCGGCTTCCGACGTTTTTTAATGCGCGGACTGGAAAAAGTATCCCTCGAATGGGAGCTGGTGTGCCTGGCCTACAACTTTAAGCGTCTTCATCGCCTCAACGCCAAACTGCGGCCGGCCTAA
- a CDS encoding SEL1-like repeat protein — protein sequence MIFFEVLFLSIGLMSNFLADEVPDDVRKNAENGLPDAQSFLGFAYFFGDGVKKDVVEGVKWFSKAAEQGHAGAQFALGCAYAKGEGVSKDQVEAAKWYRKAAEQGYVDAQCNLGCAYANGQGVLTDKVEAVKWYRKAAEQGDATAQFNLGLVYDEGRGVLTDKVEAVKWYLKAAEQGKASAQYNLGCAYDNGHGVATDQAEAAKWYLKAAEQGYAPAQHNLGCAYANGQGVLTDHAEAAKWYQNAAEQGYADAQYNLGCAYANGQGVLTDKVEAVKWYLKAAEQGDPTAQYNLGFSYSKGTGVLKDLIEAHAWCNLASAAGDEDARTFSHELEGKMTKEQIAEATKRAKALQATIKKPE from the coding sequence ATGATTTTTTTTGAAGTCCTATTTCTGTCCATTGGGCTGATGTCGAACTTTTTGGCTGATGAAGTTCCCGATGATGTGCGTAAGAATGCCGAGAATGGATTACCTGATGCACAGTCTTTTCTCGGATTCGCTTATTTCTTTGGCGATGGAGTGAAGAAAGACGTGGTGGAGGGCGTGAAGTGGTTTAGCAAAGCTGCTGAGCAGGGGCACGCTGGAGCACAGTTTGCCCTCGGTTGTGCTTACGCTAAGGGCGAAGGGGTGTCGAAGGATCAGGTTGAAGCAGCGAAGTGGTATCGTAAAGCTGCTGAGCAGGGCTATGTTGATGCCCAGTGTAATCTCGGTTGCGCTTACGCCAACGGTCAAGGAGTGCTCACGGACAAGGTGGAGGCAGTGAAATGGTATCGTAAAGCTGCTGAGCAGGGCGATGCCACTGCACAGTTTAACCTCGGTTTAGTTTACGATGAAGGCAGGGGAGTGCTCACGGACAAGGTGGAAGCAGTGAAGTGGTATCTCAAAGCCGCAGAGCAGGGTAAGGCTTCTGCCCAGTATAACCTCGGTTGCGCTTACGATAACGGTCATGGAGTAGCGACGGATCAGGCGGAAGCAGCGAAGTGGTATCTCAAAGCCGCTGAGCAGGGCTATGCTCCTGCTCAGCATAACCTCGGCTGCGCTTACGCCAACGGTCAAGGAGTGCTGACGGATCATGCGGAAGCAGCGAAGTGGTATCAAAACGCCGCAGAGCAGGGCTATGCTGATGCCCAGTATAATCTCGGTTGCGCTTACGCCAACGGTCAAGGAGTGCTCACGGACAAGGTGGAGGCAGTGAAGTGGTATCTCAAAGCCGCAGAGCAGGGCGACCCCACTGCCCAGTATAACCTCGGTTTCTCATATAGCAAAGGCACTGGAGTGTTAAAGGATTTAATTGAAGCCCACGCGTGGTGCAACCTAGCCAGTGCTGCTGGTGATGAAGATGCGCGGACATTCAGTCATGAGCTCGAAGGGAAGATGACAAAAGAACAAATCGCCGAGGCAACCAAGCGGGCGAAGGCGTTGCAGGCGACGATCAAAAAGCCTGAGTGA